A region of Streptomyces sp. R44 DNA encodes the following proteins:
- a CDS encoding GuaB1 family IMP dehydrogenase-related protein codes for MRFLNDVKPPYDLTYDDVFMVPSRSAVGSRQAVDLSSPDGTGTTIPLVVANMTAIAGRRMAETVARRGGLVVIPQDIPIEVVTDVISWVKSRHHVLDTPIVLEPHQTVADALSLLPKRAHDAGVVVDENRRPVGVVTDADLSGVDRFTQLSEVMSRDLLLLDADIDPREAFNTLDAHNRRYAPAVDADGKLVGILTRKGALRATLYSPAVDAQGRLRIAAAVGINGDVAGKAKQLLDAGVDTLVIDTAHGHQESMISAIRTVRALDPQVPIVAGNIVAAEGVKDLIEAGADIIKVGVGPGAMCTTRMMTGVGRPQFSAVLECAAEAKKYGKHVWADGGVRHPRDVAMALAAGASNVMIGSWFAGTYESPGDLQHDAKGRAYKESFGMASARAVRNRTSDESAYDRARKALFEEGISTSRMFLDPQRPGVEDLIDSIIAGVRSSCTYAGAASLAEFEEKAVVGLQSAAGYAEGKPLHASWS; via the coding sequence GTGCGTTTCCTCAATGACGTCAAGCCGCCCTACGACCTGACGTACGACGATGTGTTCATGGTGCCGAGCCGCTCGGCCGTGGGTTCCCGCCAGGCCGTGGACCTCTCCTCGCCCGACGGGACCGGGACGACCATCCCGCTCGTCGTCGCCAACATGACCGCCATCGCCGGCCGCCGGATGGCCGAGACGGTCGCCCGCCGCGGCGGCCTGGTCGTCATCCCGCAGGACATCCCGATCGAGGTCGTCACCGACGTCATCTCGTGGGTGAAGAGCCGCCACCACGTCCTCGACACCCCGATCGTCCTGGAGCCGCACCAGACCGTCGCCGACGCGCTGTCGCTGCTGCCGAAGCGCGCCCACGACGCCGGTGTCGTCGTCGACGAGAACCGCCGCCCGGTGGGCGTCGTCACCGACGCCGACCTCTCCGGCGTCGACCGCTTCACGCAGCTGTCCGAGGTCATGTCCAGGGACCTGCTGCTCCTGGACGCCGACATCGACCCGCGCGAGGCCTTCAACACCCTCGACGCCCACAACCGCCGCTACGCCCCGGCCGTGGACGCGGACGGCAAGCTCGTCGGCATCCTCACCCGCAAGGGCGCCCTGCGCGCGACCCTGTACTCCCCGGCCGTCGACGCCCAGGGACGGCTCCGCATCGCCGCCGCCGTCGGCATCAACGGCGACGTCGCCGGCAAGGCCAAGCAGCTGCTCGACGCGGGCGTCGACACGCTCGTCATCGACACCGCGCACGGCCACCAGGAGTCGATGATCTCCGCCATCCGGACCGTGCGGGCGCTCGACCCGCAGGTCCCGATCGTCGCGGGCAACATCGTCGCCGCCGAGGGCGTCAAGGACCTCATCGAGGCGGGCGCCGACATCATCAAGGTCGGTGTGGGCCCCGGCGCCATGTGCACCACCCGCATGATGACCGGCGTCGGCCGGCCGCAGTTCTCGGCCGTCCTGGAGTGCGCCGCCGAGGCGAAGAAGTACGGCAAGCACGTCTGGGCCGACGGCGGTGTCCGTCACCCGCGCGACGTCGCCATGGCGCTCGCCGCCGGTGCGTCCAACGTGATGATCGGCTCCTGGTTCGCCGGCACGTACGAGTCCCCGGGCGACCTCCAGCACGACGCCAAGGGGCGTGCGTACAAGGAGTCCTTCGGCATGGCCTCGGCCCGCGCCGTCCGCAACCGGACCTCGGACGAGTCCGCGTACGACCGCGCCCGCAAGGCGCTGTTCGAGGAGGGCATCTCCACGTCGCGGATGTTCCTCGACCCGCAGCGTCCGGGCGTCGAGGACCTGATCGACTCGATCATCGCCGGTGTGCGGTCCTCCTGCACCTACGCCGGTGCGGCCTCGCTCGCCGAGTTCGAGGAGAAGGCGGTCGTCGGTCTTCAGTCGGCGGCGGGCTACGCGGAGGGCAAGCCGCTGCACGCGAGCTGGAGCTAG
- a CDS encoding barstar family protein → MRLDDPVVLDLGGVTDKAALMDRCAEVLSLPDWFGRNWDALADSLTDLPEPVTLVVTGWQAYARTRPREWDTAQEVFATAVEERPTRLSVLLLLGEPSEDPTEHLPQASDD, encoded by the coding sequence ATGAGGCTTGACGACCCCGTCGTCCTCGACCTGGGCGGAGTCACGGACAAGGCCGCCCTCATGGACCGGTGCGCCGAGGTGCTCTCCCTGCCCGACTGGTTCGGCCGCAACTGGGACGCCCTCGCCGACTCCCTCACCGACCTGCCCGAGCCGGTCACCCTCGTCGTCACCGGCTGGCAGGCCTACGCCAGGACGCGCCCGCGGGAGTGGGACACCGCCCAGGAGGTCTTCGCCACGGCCGTCGAAGAACGCCCCACGCGCCTCTCCGTCCTCCTCCTTCTGGGCGAGCCTTCGGAGGATCCCACAGAGCACCTGCCGCAAGCCTCGGATGATTAG
- a CDS encoding ribonuclease domain-containing protein, translated as MLLRPLRVLLALVLAVLLAGCSSAGGGGTGTAAPAPTRTTATAAPTGTSGLPTVRAADLPPEARKTLALIARGGPFPYAKDGTVFSNFERILPRKERGYYHEYTVRTPGERDRGARRIVTGRNGETYYTDDHYETFREVVTDEA; from the coding sequence ATGTTGCTCCGGCCCCTGCGCGTTCTCCTCGCGCTCGTCCTCGCCGTCCTCCTGGCCGGGTGCTCCTCGGCGGGCGGCGGCGGGACCGGTACGGCCGCCCCGGCGCCCACCCGTACCACCGCGACCGCCGCACCGACCGGGACCTCCGGGCTGCCCACCGTACGGGCGGCGGACCTGCCTCCCGAGGCGCGGAAGACCCTCGCCCTCATCGCGCGCGGCGGGCCCTTCCCGTACGCCAAGGACGGCACGGTCTTCTCGAACTTCGAGCGGATCCTGCCCCGCAAGGAGCGCGGCTACTACCACGAGTACACCGTGAGGACCCCCGGCGAACGCGACCGGGGAGCCCGCCGGATCGTCACCGGGCGGAACGGCGAGACCTACTACACCGACGACCACTACGAGACCTTCCGGGAGGTGGTCACGGATGAGGCTTGA
- a CDS encoding sugar-binding transcriptional regulator: protein MNSSEEIAVAGMSAGRSALRMGPAELVQAAAMARRFYLEGKSKIQIAEEFGVSRFKVARVLETALERDLVRIEIRVPAELDAERSDALRARYGLRHAVVVESPAEGDDESPDPENLGEVAADLLGELVTEGDVLGLAWGRSTIHMAAALDRLPPCTVVQLTGVYDAGTAERGSVEAVRRAAQVSGGEAHPIYAPMLLPDPATAAALRSQTGIARAFEYFDKVTVACVSIGSWEPGISTVHDMLSDDERAHYASLGVAAEMSAHLFDAEGRRVGRDLGERCITVEADRLRRIPEVVAIAGGQRKAAAIGAVLRSGLVTSLVTDRAAADYLLTESSPGTHPALDRKDPDGS from the coding sequence GTGAACAGCAGTGAGGAGATCGCGGTGGCCGGTATGTCGGCGGGACGGTCAGCCCTGCGGATGGGCCCCGCGGAGCTGGTGCAGGCGGCGGCCATGGCCCGCCGCTTCTACCTCGAGGGCAAGTCCAAGATCCAGATCGCCGAGGAGTTCGGCGTGAGCCGCTTCAAGGTGGCCCGGGTCCTGGAGACCGCCCTGGAGCGCGACCTCGTACGGATCGAGATCCGCGTACCTGCCGAGCTGGACGCCGAGCGCTCCGATGCGCTCCGCGCCCGCTACGGGCTCCGCCACGCCGTCGTCGTCGAGTCCCCGGCGGAGGGCGACGACGAGTCGCCCGACCCGGAGAACCTCGGCGAGGTCGCGGCCGACCTGCTCGGCGAGCTCGTCACCGAGGGCGATGTCCTCGGCCTGGCCTGGGGCCGCTCCACCATCCACATGGCGGCCGCCCTCGACCGGCTGCCGCCCTGCACGGTCGTCCAGCTCACCGGCGTGTACGACGCCGGGACCGCCGAGCGCGGCTCCGTCGAGGCCGTGCGCCGCGCCGCCCAGGTCTCCGGCGGCGAGGCCCACCCCATCTACGCGCCCATGCTGCTGCCCGACCCGGCGACCGCCGCCGCGCTGCGCAGCCAGACCGGCATCGCGCGGGCCTTCGAGTACTTCGACAAGGTCACCGTCGCCTGCGTCTCCATCGGCTCCTGGGAGCCGGGCATCTCGACCGTCCACGACATGCTCTCCGACGACGAGCGCGCCCACTACGCCTCGCTCGGCGTCGCCGCCGAGATGTCCGCGCACCTCTTCGACGCCGAAGGACGCCGGGTCGGCCGCGACCTGGGCGAGCGCTGCATCACCGTCGAGGCGGACCGGCTGCGCCGCATCCCCGAGGTCGTGGCGATCGCCGGCGGCCAGCGCAAGGCGGCGGCGATCGGCGCGGTCCTCCGCTCCGGTCTCGTCACCAGCCTGGTCACCGACCGCGCCGCGGCGGACTACCTCCTCACCGAGTCCAGCCCGGGCACGCACCCGGCGCTCGACCGGAAGGACCCCGACGGCAGCTGA
- the rpe gene encoding ribulose-phosphate 3-epimerase produces the protein MAQINPSILSADFARLADEAKAVGGADWLHVDVMDNHFVPNLTLGVPIVESLARATDTPLDCHLMIEDPDRWAPQYVEAGAGSVTFHVEAAAAPVRLAREIRAKGARASMALKPATPIEPFEDLLPELDMLLIMTVEPGFGGQAFLDIMLPKIRRTRELISKHGLELWLQVDGGVAESTIERCAEAGADVFVAGSAVYGAADPAAAVASLRARAEAATASAAWACGH, from the coding sequence ATGGCGCAGATCAACCCCAGCATCCTGTCCGCGGACTTCGCCCGGCTCGCCGATGAGGCGAAGGCCGTCGGCGGTGCCGACTGGCTGCACGTCGACGTGATGGACAACCACTTCGTGCCCAACCTGACGCTGGGCGTGCCGATCGTGGAGTCGCTGGCCCGTGCCACCGACACCCCGCTCGACTGCCATCTCATGATCGAGGACCCGGACCGCTGGGCCCCGCAGTACGTGGAGGCGGGCGCCGGTTCGGTGACCTTCCACGTCGAGGCGGCCGCCGCGCCGGTCCGGCTCGCGCGCGAGATCCGGGCCAAGGGCGCCAGGGCCTCCATGGCGCTCAAGCCGGCCACACCCATCGAGCCCTTCGAGGACCTGCTCCCCGAGCTCGACATGCTGCTCATCATGACCGTCGAGCCAGGCTTCGGAGGCCAGGCCTTCCTCGACATCATGCTGCCCAAGATCCGCCGCACCCGTGAGCTGATCTCCAAGCACGGACTCGAGCTCTGGCTCCAGGTCGACGGCGGGGTCGCCGAGTCCACGATCGAGCGGTGCGCCGAAGCCGGCGCGGACGTCTTCGTCGCCGGTTCCGCGGTGTACGGAGCGGCCGATCCGGCCGCGGCCGTCGCCTCGCTCCGGGCCCGCGCGGAGGCCGCGACCGCCTCCGCCGCGTGGGCGTGTGGCCACTGA
- a CDS encoding RsmB/NOP family class I SAM-dependent RNA methyltransferase, giving the protein MSEQARRRPHKPYRRPQKDPVRMLAFEALRAVDERDAYANLVLPPLLKKAREKEGPEKFDGRDAALATELVYGTLRRQGTYDAIIAACIDRPLREVDPPVLDVLSLGAHQLLGTRIPTHAAVSASVELARVVLGDGRAKFVNAVLRKISQQDLDAWVEQVAPPYDQDAEDHLAVVHSHPRWVVSALWDSLGGGRAGIEDLLEADNERPEVTLVARPGRSTTEELAAATETLPGRWSPYALRMAEGGEPGAIEAVKEGRAGVQDEGSQLVAIALANAPLEGSDSRWLDGCAGPGGKAALLGALAAERGAFLLASEKQPHRARLVERALAGNPGPYQVIAADGTRPPWRPGSFDRVLVDVPCSGLGALRRRPEARWRRRPEDLDGFAPLQRALLTEALSAVRVGGVVGYATCSPHLAETRVVVDDVLKKVGGAELIDARPLLPGVPAIGDGPDVQLWPHLHGTDAMYLALLRRTA; this is encoded by the coding sequence TTGAGCGAGCAGGCACGTCGCCGTCCCCACAAGCCCTACCGGAGGCCCCAGAAGGACCCCGTCCGCATGCTGGCGTTCGAGGCGCTGAGGGCGGTGGACGAGCGGGACGCCTACGCGAACCTGGTGCTGCCGCCGCTGCTGAAGAAGGCGCGGGAGAAGGAGGGGCCCGAGAAGTTCGACGGGCGGGACGCGGCGCTCGCGACCGAGCTCGTGTACGGGACGCTGCGCCGACAGGGCACGTACGACGCGATCATCGCGGCCTGCATCGACCGGCCGCTGCGCGAGGTCGACCCGCCCGTCCTCGACGTGCTGTCACTCGGCGCCCACCAGCTCCTCGGGACCCGGATCCCCACCCACGCCGCCGTCTCCGCCAGCGTCGAGCTGGCCCGCGTGGTGCTCGGCGACGGGCGCGCCAAGTTCGTGAACGCCGTGCTGCGGAAGATCTCGCAGCAGGACCTCGACGCCTGGGTCGAGCAGGTCGCCCCGCCGTACGACCAGGACGCCGAGGACCACCTCGCCGTCGTCCACTCCCACCCCCGCTGGGTCGTCTCGGCGCTCTGGGACTCCCTCGGCGGCGGCCGCGCCGGCATCGAGGACCTCCTGGAGGCGGACAACGAGCGCCCCGAGGTCACCCTCGTCGCCCGCCCCGGCCGCTCCACCACAGAGGAGCTCGCCGCCGCCACCGAGACCCTGCCGGGCCGCTGGTCGCCCTACGCCCTGCGGATGGCCGAGGGCGGCGAGCCCGGAGCCATCGAGGCCGTCAAGGAGGGCCGGGCCGGCGTCCAGGACGAGGGCAGCCAGCTCGTCGCGATCGCCCTCGCGAACGCGCCCCTGGAGGGCAGCGACTCCCGCTGGCTCGACGGCTGCGCCGGCCCCGGGGGCAAGGCCGCCCTGCTCGGCGCCCTCGCGGCCGAGCGCGGCGCCTTCCTGCTCGCCTCCGAGAAGCAGCCGCACCGCGCCCGCCTGGTCGAGCGCGCCCTGGCCGGCAACCCCGGCCCGTACCAGGTGATCGCCGCCGACGGCACCCGCCCGCCGTGGCGCCCCGGCTCCTTCGACCGGGTCCTCGTGGACGTGCCCTGCTCGGGCCTCGGCGCCCTGCGCCGCCGCCCCGAGGCCCGCTGGCGCCGGCGCCCCGAGGACCTGGACGGCTTCGCCCCGCTCCAGCGCGCCCTGCTCACCGAGGCGCTGAGCGCCGTGCGCGTCGGGGGAGTGGTGGGGTACGCGACCTGCTCGCCGCACCTCGCCGAGACCCGCGTGGTCGTCGACGACGTCCTCAAGAAGGTGGGCGGCGCCGAGCTGATCGACGCCCGTCCGCTGCTGCCCGGCGTCCCGGCGATCGGCGACGGTCCCGACGTCCAGCTGTGGCCGCATCTGCACGGTACGGACGCCATGTATCTGGCGCTGCTGCGCCGGACCGCCTGA
- the fmt gene encoding methionyl-tRNA formyltransferase, producing MKLVFAGTPEVAVPALDALLASGRHEVAAVVTRPDAPAGRGRRLVASPVAQRAEEAGIEVLKPNRPRDEEFLARLREIAPDCCPVVAYGALLPKVALDIPARGWVNLHFSLLPAWRGAAPVQHSLMAGDQVTGASTFLIEEGLDAGPVYGVVTEDIRPTDTSGDLLTRLAFAGAGLLAATMDGIEDGTLKAVPQPIEGITLAPKIQVEDAQVDFAAPALRVDRVVRGCTPAPGAWTVFRGERLKLIQVTPLPDRTDLAPGELAAGKNNVYAGTGSYAVELLWVQPQGKKPMKAADWARGVRIAPGERLGA from the coding sequence ATGAAGCTCGTCTTCGCAGGCACCCCCGAGGTCGCCGTTCCCGCCCTGGACGCCCTGCTCGCCTCCGGGCGGCACGAGGTGGCCGCCGTGGTCACCCGGCCGGACGCCCCCGCGGGGCGCGGCCGGCGGCTCGTCGCCAGTCCGGTGGCCCAGCGGGCGGAGGAGGCCGGGATCGAGGTCCTGAAGCCGAACAGGCCCCGCGACGAGGAGTTCCTCGCCCGCCTGCGGGAGATCGCCCCGGACTGCTGCCCGGTCGTCGCCTACGGCGCGCTGCTGCCCAAGGTCGCCCTCGACATCCCCGCCCGCGGCTGGGTCAACCTGCACTTCTCGCTGCTGCCCGCCTGGCGCGGCGCGGCGCCCGTGCAGCACTCCCTGATGGCCGGCGACCAGGTGACGGGCGCGTCGACCTTCCTCATCGAGGAGGGCCTCGACGCCGGCCCGGTCTACGGCGTCGTCACCGAGGACATCCGCCCCACCGACACCAGCGGCGACCTGCTCACCCGGCTCGCCTTCGCGGGCGCCGGACTGCTCGCCGCGACCATGGACGGCATCGAGGACGGCACGCTCAAGGCCGTCCCGCAGCCGATCGAGGGCATCACGCTCGCCCCGAAGATCCAGGTCGAGGACGCCCAGGTCGACTTCGCCGCCCCCGCGCTCCGGGTCGACCGGGTGGTCCGCGGCTGCACCCCGGCCCCGGGCGCCTGGACGGTCTTTCGCGGCGAACGCCTCAAGCTGATCCAGGTCACCCCGCTCCCGGACCGCACCGACCTCGCCCCGGGCGAGCTCGCGGCCGGCAAGAACAACGTGTACGCGGGCACCGGCTCGTACGCCGTCGAACTCCTCTGGGTCCAGCCCCAGGGCAAGAAGCCGATGAAGGCCGCCGACTGGGCCCGCGGCGTCCGCATCGCCCCGGGCGAACGACTGGGGGCGTAG
- a CDS encoding primosomal protein N' has product MSSENEKSDEPEQLALIRETVRKAKVPRAKPRTWRGAALAKELPVARVVVNKGALHLDQFFDYAVPEELDEVARPGVRVRVRFGAGAHQVRGGRREGGRLIDGFLVERRAESDYSGPLAALADVVSPEPVLGPELLGLARAVADRYAGSLADVLQLAVPPRNATAERKPSPEPLPPPRPPEPGSWTRYERGPAFLDSLARGGAPRAVWNALPGPYWAQEIARAVAATLASGRGALVVVPDGRAAGRVDAALTEILGEGRHALLTAEAGPEKRYAQWLAVRRGAVRAVVGTRAAMFAPVRDLGLVLIWDDGDGSHSEPHAPQPHARDVLLLRAAHDRCAFLLGSTSCTVEAAQLVESGWAQALDAGREQVRRAAPLIRTVGDGELARDEAARAARLPSLAWQTVREGLKTGPVLVQVPRRGYVPRLACERCRTPARCRHCAGPLEAPEQQELRCGWCGRGAPDWHCVECGSTRLRAQVVGARRTAEELGRAFPAVPVRTSGRDHVLDSVPGRPALVVSTPGAEPVAEGGYAAALLLDGWAMLGRPDLRAGEEALRRWIDAASLVRGQAEGGTVVVVAEPTLRPVQALVRWDPVGHARRELAERAELGFPPVSRMAAVTGPPEAVEGFLAAAGLPADAEVLGPVPLPVVRPGGPRRPGDPPPGEQWERALVRVPPGSGAALAASLKQARAGRLARGGGDPVRIRVDPPDIG; this is encoded by the coding sequence GTGAGCAGCGAGAACGAGAAGTCCGACGAGCCCGAGCAGCTCGCGCTCATCCGGGAGACCGTCCGGAAGGCGAAGGTGCCGCGGGCCAAGCCGCGGACCTGGCGGGGGGCCGCGCTGGCCAAGGAGCTGCCGGTCGCGCGGGTCGTCGTGAACAAGGGGGCGCTCCACCTGGACCAGTTCTTCGACTACGCGGTCCCCGAGGAGCTGGACGAGGTCGCCCGGCCCGGGGTGCGGGTGCGGGTGCGGTTCGGGGCGGGCGCCCACCAGGTGCGGGGCGGGCGGCGCGAGGGCGGTCGGCTCATCGACGGCTTCCTGGTGGAGCGGCGCGCCGAGTCGGACTACTCGGGGCCGCTCGCCGCGCTCGCCGACGTCGTCTCGCCCGAGCCGGTCCTCGGTCCCGAGCTGCTCGGGCTCGCCCGGGCCGTCGCCGACCGGTACGCGGGCAGCCTCGCCGACGTCCTCCAGCTGGCCGTCCCGCCGCGCAACGCGACCGCCGAGCGCAAGCCCTCGCCCGAGCCGCTGCCGCCGCCCCGGCCGCCGGAGCCGGGCAGCTGGACGCGGTACGAGCGGGGGCCGGCGTTCCTGGACTCCCTCGCGCGCGGCGGGGCGCCCCGGGCCGTGTGGAACGCGCTGCCCGGGCCGTACTGGGCGCAGGAGATCGCCCGCGCCGTGGCCGCGACCCTCGCCTCCGGGCGTGGCGCGCTCGTCGTCGTCCCCGACGGGCGGGCGGCCGGCCGGGTCGACGCGGCCCTGACCGAGATCCTGGGGGAGGGCCGGCACGCGCTGCTCACCGCCGAGGCCGGCCCCGAGAAGCGGTACGCGCAGTGGCTCGCCGTGCGGCGCGGCGCCGTGCGGGCCGTCGTCGGCACCCGGGCCGCGATGTTCGCCCCCGTACGCGATCTCGGCCTCGTCCTCATCTGGGACGACGGCGACGGCAGCCACAGCGAACCGCACGCCCCCCAGCCCCACGCGCGCGACGTGCTGCTGCTGCGCGCCGCCCACGACCGGTGCGCCTTCCTCCTCGGCTCCACCAGCTGCACCGTCGAGGCCGCCCAGCTCGTCGAGTCCGGCTGGGCCCAGGCGCTGGACGCCGGACGCGAGCAGGTCCGCCGGGCCGCGCCCCTGATCCGTACCGTCGGCGACGGCGAGCTCGCCCGCGACGAGGCCGCGCGCGCAGCCCGGCTGCCCTCGCTCGCCTGGCAGACCGTCCGGGAGGGCCTGAAGACCGGGCCCGTGCTCGTGCAGGTCCCCCGCCGCGGATACGTGCCGAGGCTGGCCTGCGAGCGCTGCCGCACGCCCGCCCGCTGCCGGCACTGCGCCGGACCCCTGGAGGCCCCCGAGCAGCAGGAGCTGCGGTGCGGCTGGTGCGGGCGCGGCGCCCCCGACTGGCACTGCGTGGAGTGCGGCTCGACCCGGCTGCGGGCCCAGGTGGTCGGCGCCCGGCGGACCGCGGAGGAGCTCGGCCGGGCGTTTCCCGCCGTTCCGGTACGGACCTCCGGACGCGATCACGTCCTGGACAGCGTGCCCGGCCGCCCGGCGCTCGTCGTCTCCACCCCCGGCGCCGAACCCGTCGCCGAGGGCGGCTACGCGGCCGCGCTGCTCCTCGACGGCTGGGCCATGCTCGGCCGGCCCGACCTGCGCGCGGGCGAGGAGGCGCTGCGGCGCTGGATCGACGCGGCCTCGCTGGTCCGCGGCCAGGCCGAGGGCGGCACCGTCGTCGTGGTCGCCGAACCGACCCTGCGGCCCGTCCAGGCGCTCGTCCGCTGGGACCCCGTCGGGCACGCCCGGCGGGAGCTGGCCGAGCGGGCCGAGCTGGGCTTCCCGCCGGTCTCCCGGATGGCCGCCGTCACCGGGCCGCCGGAGGCCGTCGAGGGCTTCCTCGCGGCGGCCGGGCTCCCCGCCGACGCCGAGGTCCTCGGACCCGTGCCGCTGCCCGTCGTCCGCCCCGGCGGCCCCCGCAGACCGGGCGACCCGCCGCCGGGCGAGCAGTGGGAGCGGGCCCTGGTCCGGGTCCCGCCCGGCAGCGGCGCGGCCCTCGCGGCCTCCCTCAAGCAGGCCCGCGCGGGGCGGCTCGCGCGCGGCGGCGGGGATCCGGTGCGGATCCGGGTGGACCCGCCGGACATCGGCTGA
- the metK gene encoding methionine adenosyltransferase: MSRRLFTSESVTEGHPDKIADQISDTILDALLREDPTSRVAVETLITTGLVHVAGEVTTKAWADIPTLVRNKILEIGYDSSKKGFDGASCGVSVSIGSQSPDIAQGVDTAYEKRVEGDEDELDKQGAGDQGLMFGYASDETPELMPLPIYLAHRLSRRLTEVRKNGTIPYLRPDGKTQVTIEYDGDKAVRLDTVVVSSQHASDIDLESLLAPDIREFVVEHVLKQLVEDGIKLDTDGYRLLVNPTGRFEIGGPMGDAGLTGRKIIIDTYGGMARHGGGAFSGKDPSKVDRSAAYAMRWVAKNVVAAGLASRCEVQVAYAIGKAEPVGLFVETFGTNTVETDKIEHAIAEVFDLRPAAIIRDLDLLRPIYSQTAAYGHFGRELPDFTWERTDRVDALKKAAGL, encoded by the coding sequence GTGTCCCGTCGTCTGTTCACCTCGGAGTCCGTCACCGAGGGCCACCCCGACAAGATCGCTGACCAGATCAGCGACACCATTCTCGACGCTCTGCTGCGCGAGGACCCCACCTCGCGCGTCGCCGTCGAGACGCTGATCACCACCGGCCTGGTGCACGTCGCCGGTGAGGTGACCACCAAGGCGTGGGCGGACATCCCGACCCTCGTCCGGAACAAGATCCTCGAGATCGGTTACGACTCCTCGAAGAAGGGCTTCGACGGCGCCTCCTGCGGCGTGTCGGTGTCCATCGGATCCCAGTCCCCGGACATCGCCCAGGGTGTCGACACCGCCTACGAGAAGCGTGTCGAGGGCGACGAGGACGAGCTGGACAAGCAGGGCGCCGGCGACCAGGGCCTGATGTTCGGCTACGCGTCGGACGAGACCCCCGAGCTGATGCCGCTCCCGATCTACCTCGCGCACCGGCTCTCCCGCCGCCTCACCGAGGTCCGCAAGAACGGGACCATCCCGTACCTGCGTCCCGACGGCAAGACCCAGGTCACCATCGAGTACGACGGCGACAAGGCCGTCCGCCTCGACACGGTCGTCGTCTCCTCGCAGCACGCCTCGGACATCGACCTCGAGTCGCTGCTCGCGCCCGACATCCGCGAGTTCGTCGTCGAGCACGTCCTCAAGCAGCTCGTCGAGGACGGCATCAAGCTCGACACCGACGGCTACCGCCTGCTCGTGAACCCGACCGGCCGCTTCGAGATCGGCGGCCCGATGGGCGACGCCGGCCTCACCGGCCGCAAGATCATCATCGACACCTACGGCGGCATGGCCCGCCACGGTGGCGGCGCCTTCTCCGGCAAGGACCCGTCCAAGGTCGACCGCTCGGCCGCCTACGCCATGCGCTGGGTCGCCAAGAACGTCGTCGCCGCGGGCCTCGCCTCGCGCTGCGAGGTCCAGGTCGCCTACGCGATCGGCAAGGCCGAGCCCGTCGGTCTCTTCGTCGAGACCTTCGGCACCAACACCGTCGAGACGGACAAGATCGAGCACGCCATCGCCGAGGTCTTCGACCTCCGCCCGGCCGCGATCATCCGCGACCTCGACCTGCTCCGCCCGATCTACTCCCAGACCGCCGCCTACGGCCACTTCGGCCGTGAGCTGCCGGACTTCACCTGGGAGCGCACGGACCGCGTGGACGCCCTGAAGAAGGCCGCCGGCCTGTAA